One part of the Solanum dulcamara chromosome 8, daSolDulc1.2, whole genome shotgun sequence genome encodes these proteins:
- the LOC129899822 gene encoding MDIS1-interacting receptor like kinase 1-like yields the protein MARICNFLFAFAIFILLHPHTSHAIVPNVSTDEAALLAMKSQVSSHPNNILKSNWSSSSPRLKVIHVISNNFTGAIPSFLSLLPNLRFMYLWSNQFSGKIPFSLSNITKLEVLGLQKIFLEGEIPREISDLCYLTVLDMQFNQLTGSIPPSIFNITTMQIIALTDNNLTGKLPITICDHLPNLERLYLSMNSLDGVIPPNLEKCRKLQVLLLVENEFSGTKRASQHNNS from the exons ATGGCCAGAATTTGCAATTTCCTCTTTGCTTTTGCGATTTTCATTTTGCTCCATCCCCATACTTCACATGCTATTGTTCCTAATGTTAGCACTGATGAAGCTGCTCTTCTTGCAATGAAATCACAAGTTTCTTCTCATCCTAACAACATCTTAAAAAGCAACTGGTCTTCCTCGAGCCCG AGGTTGAAAGTGATTCATGTCATAAGCAATAACTTCACCGGAGCCATTCCATCATTTTTAAGTTTGTTACCAAACCTACGTTTTATGTACCTCTGGAGCAACCAATTTTCAGGGAAAATTCCATTTTCCCTTTCCAATATAACAAAGCTTGAAGTGTTGGGCTTGCAGAAAATTTTTCTTGAGGGAGAGATCCCTCGAGAAATTAGTGATCTTTGTTACTTGACTGTCCTAGATATGCAATTTAATCAACTTACTGGCTCTATACCACCATCAATCTTCAATATTACGACGATGCAAATCATTGCTCTTACCGATAACAATCTTACTGGAAAGCTTCCAATAACTATATGTGATCATCTTCCAAACTTGGAAAGGCTTTACCTCTCAATGAACTCCCTAGATGGAGTTATTCCACCAAACCTGGAGAAATGCAGAAAGCTACAAGTCTTGTTATTAGTTGAAAATGAGTTTTCTGGAACCAAGAGAGCTAGCCAACATAACAACTCTTGA